The DNA segment TACTCTGCTTTCTGGATTTAAAGCGATATGCCCTTTTGCCATTTGGATTCCTGCAGTAGCTCCATAACAAGCTTGTTTCACTTCAATAGAACGTGCATTTGGATTTAATCCTAGCAAATGATGCACATACACGGCTCCAGATTTCGAATTATCGATACCTGATTCTGTACCAAAAATAACAAAATCAATTTTTTCTCTATCCGTCTCATCTAGTATCATTAATGCTGCATTTGCTGCTAATGTTACCGGGTCTTGTGTGATTGGAGCAATGGCCATTTTTTCTTGGCCGATCCCGATAGTAAATTTTTCTGGCTCTACATTTCTAGCTACTGCCAATTTGTTCATATCTACGTACATATGTGGTGCATAAAAACCAATTTTGTCTATTCCAATTCTCAAAAGAAAGGACCCCTTTTTTATTTAATGACTTCTCTTATACAGCCTTATCTTCCGTGTATACCTGCCTATTAACCTATTCTACTAAGCATTCTAATAAATAATAAGTTATTCACAGTTAAAAAACAACTGTTTGCTTCTAATCTAAAGAGAAGCTTAAGAATCTAATCACTAAGTAAACAAATATTAAATCTAAATCCAATTTAAGGTCTTTCGATATCCTCTTTAATGGTTACTAATTTTGTGATTTCTTCTTTCAATACGGCTAAGGGGTCCTTGCCGCAAGGGTACTCAATAGCTGTATTAATGTCATTTGGAAATTCACTCAAAACCTCCGCTACAGAAATATCTCCTTCACCTAGAAGTGTCATTTCCAATGTATCTTCTTTGATGTCTTTCAAATGAACATAAGTTACCTGGTTTTTTAAAAGTTCTGCGTTCTTAACTGGATCCTCATGAACAAATATGAAGTTTCCAGTGTCAAAGGTTATCGAAACTGCTGCACCTTTTTCAATTAGTTGAGCACATAGTTGATTTAGTTTAGCCGCTTTTGAATAATCTTCTTGACCATTCTCAATCGTAAAATGGCTTATCTCGTATTCTTTTAACACATTATTTAAAATCGTAACCTCTTCAGTTGAAACGTCTTTAGCGTATCCAGCTCCAAATTTTAAATGTTTAGAACCTAACTCATGGGCTTCTTTTGCATATAACCTTAAATCGGTTTCCTTCATCATTTGCTCTGCATAAAGCAAATCTGGAACAGAGTACAACAATTCAAATCCATACTTTTTAGCCGCTTCATTAAGGTCTCTAAACTCAGTTTGCTCTTTGATGTAATCTCTTCTGATTTCTATTTTTTTAATCCCTAATTGAGAAAGGCCTTCAAAAAAATCCAATTGTCTCTTTCCGTCTTTAACTAACTCATCAAAAACCAGCATATTTACTACGATTGTTTCTCTCATTATTTAATTCCTCCTTAGTAAAATAAAAAATGGTAATCCATTAATACTAGATTACCATTTTTATTCTACTTATTCTTATTAACTGTTTGAGTAGTCGTTATTTATCTGATTTCTGTTTTATCTGGAACTTCAAAAACACTATTTTTAATGATGTCTTGGTACCAAAAAGCCGATTTTTTTAACGAGCGATCTCTGTTATTATCTAAATCGATTCTGACCAACCCATAACGATTCTTGAATGCGTTCATAGGAGATACACAATCGGTAAAAGCCCATAACATATACCCTTTACAGTTTGATCCAGCTTCAGTTACCTCAATCAAACTATTCAAATGCTCTGTAATAAACTCGATGCGGTAATCGTCTTGTACAACTCCATTGCTGTCCATAAACCGCTCTTCATCTTCAATACCCATCCCATTTTCTGTTACCATCCACGGAATATTTCCGTACTCATTTTTTATACGCATACCGAAATCAAACATCATTTGAGGATAAATTTCCCATCCTCTAGATTTATTCATTTTTCGTCCAGGCAATTCAAAATGGTCATAGTAGAACGCTGGATGGAAAGGTGTTTGCTCATTCCATTGGTAGCTTGGTGCCTTCACACGATTCGGGTAATATAAATTAATCCCTAAGAAGTCTACCGTATTGTGTGCAATAATAGCCAATTCTTCTTTTGTATACTCAAATTGGATGCCATGCTTTTCTAACAGCGGAAACAACTCTTCTGGATATGTTCCCTTAACCAAAGGATCTAAATAAATGCGATTGAAAAATAGATCGTACATCTCTGCCGCTTTTTTATCTGCTTCTGAAGAAGATCTTGGATACGTTACCTCTGGGTTCAACACAATACCGATTTGGCCGTCGTAATTATTTCTATGATACATTTCGACAACTTTTGCGGTTGCCAAAACTTTATGGTAATTCCATTGCATCCATTTTTTTGTATTTTGCTCATGTGGATAACGAATGGCATCTAAGTAAGTGCGTGTTTGGATAACAACGGGCTCATTAAATGTAAACCAATATTTTACACGGTCTGCGTAACGGTCAAAAACAATTTCTGCGTACTGTGTAAATAGTTCCACAACTTTTTTTGAACTCCAGCCATCGTAGTTATCTTGTAAATAAGTTGGCAATTCATAATGTTCAAGGCACAACATCGGTACTACACCAGCTTCAATCAAACTATCTATATAGCGGTCAACAAATGAAGCATAGTCTTCGTCAACTTCCAAAGTTTCATAATTTGTAAAAAATCTTGACCAATTTATAGAAGTTCGAAAATGTGTTAACCCAATTTCTTTCATTAGATCAATATCGTCTTGATAGCGTTCATAAAAATTAGTTGCAACTCCTGGACCGAAGCCTTCATGCCATACATGTCTTTCATTTTTATACCATGTATCCAGATATGAATCTTGCCCTTCTTTCTTGCCTTTCCATCCCTCTGTTTGCCATGCGGATGACCCAGCGCCAATAATAAAATCCTTTGGAATTTGTTTTTTCAATTTTATACTCTCCTTCATATATAGATTCAGTTAAACATTATGCCTGTCAGCTTTGCTCACTCGATAGACAATAAAAAGCCATAAAATGAAATTCTTATGACTTTTTATGACTTGCTATGAACTTACATTTAGTCTATTGATACCCCTGCAAGTTTTTTATATACGTCAACAACTTCAGACGCCATATCTCTAAATGTTATAGCATTCATCAAATGATCTTGGCTATGCACAGCTAATAAAGAAACCGTTAGCTCTTCACCAGATGCTTCTTGTGTCAATAAACTCGTTTGAGCATGGTGAGCTTCAACTAAAGATTTATCTGCTGCATCTAATTTTTCAGCTGCTAATGTAAAATCATCTGTTTTTGCAGCATGAATAGCTTCCATTGCATCGCTTTTAGCGTTTCCTCCATGAATAATTAACCCCATGATTGTTTCTATATTTATTGCTTGTCCCACTTTAAAAACTTCCTTTCATAATCCTTACTGATTAATTCATTAATTTAATAGCATGATCCAACACATTTTCACCGTTCATTTTTCCGTAATCTTGCATGTTGATAATGTCAAGTGGAATATTTTTCCCAGCTAATTTCTTTTCGAATTGGCCTTTCATGAATCGAACTTGTGGCCCTAATAACATAACGTCAATATTTTTGCTTGCAAGGTTTTTATCTGCTTCTGCTGCTGATACTGCAAAAATTTCTGTATCCATATTGCGAGCTTTTGAAGCCGCTTGCATTTTAGTTACTAATAAACTTGTACTCATACCTGCTGAACATACTAACATAATTGTTTTTTCTGCCATTATTTATCACTCCATTAAGTTATTTGCTTTACACTTATTATAATGCAAGTATCGTGCCAACAATTTTAAATGTAAACACATTCAGAAAGCCTTTTCTTTCTTTGTTTTAACATACACACTACAAATAAAAAAATACACACTAGTGAAGTGTGTATTTTTAAATATGCATTTTTACTTGATTTTCAATAATCATTTGTGCAATATACGCAATCTCATCCTCTGGAATAGCCATTTGGTATTGTTTTTCTAATGGAATAAGAGTCGCTTTAATTACATCCATAGTCATGCGATTTTTTTTAGCATATGCTTCTAAGCCATGAAATTCGCGAATAATCGTACCTGTTTGTAGTCCTTCAATCAAAAACGCCAAATGCAGCAGCATACCCGTTTCCACGCCTGCTGGAATCATAACATTCAGCTGACTTTTCATTTGCTGGATTAGTTTTTGTAAAAAGCGCATCAGTTGTTGGATAGACCCTACTTTTTTCAAGGTACCCGTCAACGATTGTATGATCTCGTTTATGGGAAGCTCCTCTTCTAATTGATTGCTTAGCAGCAGTAATTTTTCATCATTAAATATATCGTATGTGCTATAAAAGGGGATATTTTGATAGTCGAATTCAACAGTCCCTACTATAGCTTTAATATCATACGTTTCCATCAACTGATCAATTCGTTGCTTGAATGCTTCGCGGTGCAAAAATTGTAAAGGAATAATTTTCACCTTTGTAGAATCCACTACTGGAAGAATACGCTGTTCTAATTTTTTAGCTACTCCTTCTCCCGTAAAACAGGTAACTAATATAGCTTTCTTTTTCTTTACATCCACTAACGTTAGTTGTTTTGTGCTGCTTTTCAATACCGTTTGACAACTTTGGTAAATTTCCTCTAACGTACGGCCAATACTAGCCATTCTTACAGCTTCCAAAACGACTAAAGTACTCACCATAGGAAGTGTTTTAATTCGTAGGCCTAAGTCTTCTGCTAACATATTTCCAAAAGTATTTAGTGAACCCATATCGGTTAAAATCAGTAATCCATGTTGGTAGACTTCCTTATTTTCCTCAATCGTTTGACGAACCAGTTGGTACATTTCTTGAACTTTCATAGTCAATGGCATATTGACGGCTACGCCAACTGTCGTTTCTAATAATTCTTTTACGGTTTCCAACATGCTGCTTGCAGTCGTCTTTCCATGCATTAAAACCATAATGGCTGTCATTTCATCTTGTTTTTGAGCCATTTCAACCTCTTCTTGTTTCGTTAAAAACAACGTGATAAACCCAATTTCTTCAAAAGGAATTTCCACAGAATAAGCTTCTTCAATCATAGCTGAAAGATCGATTGCTACTTGAAATTCTTTCGAGTAGTTCTTTCGGATCTCATTCAAATTTGGAAAATCGATTCGTTGATTTTCTTCTATTCGCTCCAGAGCACTTTGCAAATGTAGAGCAAAAGCAAATTCCATTTTAGTAGAATATGAACGATGCAGCCGTTCTTTGGCAAGCGAATACATTTGTTCAACCAATTCTTTTAATACTGGATCAATGATGTGTTTGCGTACATCTGACGTTGTCGAAAGTGTTTTGACGTACTCATTAAAATAAGTCTTTTGTTCTTTATGTCCTAATCCGTCTAAGTGATAATTTTCTAAAAGATTCTCATTTGTCTTTTTCAAAAGATTTTTTTCTATCAAAGGTACAATCGCTTTTTCCTTCTGCTGATAAGCTAAGGGATCAGTTGAGTCCGTTATTGGCATGTACGTAAATTCTGTTTGGTCTAGCTGAATTAATCGTTCCATTTGCTTGGGCATTTCTTTTATTGATAATAGCCCTTTTTGAACTTGTAGTGGCAAGTCTTTTTGATCAATTTTTAAAGACTGTTTGTTTTCCATTCGAACATTTAAGAAAGCTTTGGCACAGACTAGTTTTAAATCTCGTTGAAATTGTCCAATATTTCCTTCTGGTTGATACAACATAAAGGCTAATAGAGCTTCTCTTTCAATGGTAATTTTTTGGTTAAGGCGTTGCGCTTCCTGTTTCAAAAAACTGTCTATTAACTCATACCGTTCTTCCACTGTGCGTTCAATTAACTCAGGTAAGGTTATAGCCATTGGGATTCTGCGTGTAAACGTTGACAATAATACATTAGATTTTTCTGTTGTTGCTCCAATAATCAATACATTTGCGTGATGCGTTTCATTGCTTTCTCCTAGAGGACGATAAATCCCTTTGTCAATAAATGTGAACAACATTTCTTGACCTTCAGGTGGCAATCGGTGAATTTCATCTAAAAATAAAATACCGTTATCGGCTTGGTGAATAAGACCTGTTCGATCCTGAGTAGCACCCGTATAAGACCCTTTTTTCACACCAAAAATATGCCCAAAAAGCAATTGTGGATTTTGGGCATAGTCTGCACAGTTATACGTTACAAAAGGAGCATCTTTAGACAATGCTCTCGATTCAATCGCAAATTGATACATACATTCTGCAAATAACGACTTTCCTGTTCCTGTTTGCCCAAAAATAATAGTATGCAACCCGTTGGGTGGATACAAAATAGCCGCTTTTGCTTGTTGCACCATTTCTTTTAAAGAAGCTTCGTAGCCTATTAAGCGAGAAAAAGCGTTCATTTTATAGTATTCTTCTTGCTCATTTTCGCTGATAGCTATTGATTGATACAATACTGGACGTCCAGTTATTTTTTCTATTTGGTTTTCTTTATACAATTCATTTAAGTAACGACTAACATTTGCACGGTCCAAAGATAAAGCTAAGGCAATATCTTTGGCTGTGACACCTTTATTCATTTCATTTAAATAATCTAATACTAATTTTTTACGGTTATTTGTCACTTTTCCTCCCCCTTGCTTTGAGAGTTCTATTCTTTTAAAATTTTTGATTCATATCTATAAACGTAAAACTACGTGTATCATAACGATGGCGACTTCGTGAATGCTCAAAAGGTCGACCATCTTTTAAGTACACGATTTGTTCAACTTCTAATACAGGATCATGAACACCACAATTTAAATATTCTTGATCGTATTTAGAGGACTTGTCTGCACGAATTTTACGATATGCCCCACTAAAACTTATATTTAATTCATCGTGAAGATATTTATAGATTGAACCTTCAATGATGTCTTCCGTTAATCCGACTGCCAAATCTGTTGGCATGTAAGTGTGTTCTAGAACATAAGGCTTATCATCAAGGATTCTTAACCTAATTAGATTATACACCGGCATATTTTTTTCAATCATCAAATGTTCCATGATTTCTTCATTTGGGAATTCAACTGTGAATTTAATTATTTTACTTTCTAACTTATGTCCTTGCATTTGTTTGGTTAAACCATCGTACTCATTAACAGCAGAATTTTTTTCGTTTAAAGGAGAATTTTTCATCACAAATGTTCCAGAACCACGTTGACGATAAATTAATCCTTCCATAGCCAAGATATCTAGTGCTTTTTTTATTGTCATTCTGCTAACTTTAAATTCTTCTGATAGGGTTACTTGATCTGGGATAAGAGATTCCACTTTATATTCGCCATTTGTAATGCGATTTCTTATTTCATCTGCTATTGCTTCGTACTTTACCATAGTGGTTACCTCCTTGTTCTCACGCTCACAATCATCATAGCTTAATTAAAATAATAAGACTAGCCTTTTGATAAAAAAAAGACTGTTTCGCTTAAAAATCTATAGTAAAAAAGAACCTACCTAAAGAGGCAAGTTCTTCTTTATTCTTTGCTTTATGCCTTTTATCTATTATTAATCAGCCATAGAAACAATATTTAGATTTACTTTATCAACTAATTTAAGGAATGGGAACCAAATCAATCCGATAAGAGCCATATCGATAACTTGAAGTACTCCACCCATTACTGAACTTGTAGCCATAATTCCATTAATAATAACTGGTATTGTCCACGGTACTGTAACTCCTGTTGGAATTGGGAATATTCCTGTAGACATCATAGCGTAGTTGAATGCTGTTGTTACTAAAGGAGCAAGAATCCAAGGAATAAAGATAGAAGCATTTAATACTAACGGCATTCCGAAGATCAATGGTTCATTAACGTTAAAGATTGCAGGTCCTAAAGCTAAGCGACCGATTTCTTTATTTTGTTTGCTCTTCATAATGAAGGCTAACAATAATACAACAATTAATGTACTACCAGATCCACCCATACCAACAGTGTAAATTTCCATAAATGGTTTAGTTACAATATGTGGTAAAGCTTCGCCAGCTTTATAAGCATCAAGGTTTTCTAAAGCTAATGTGTTCCAGATTGGGTCCATTACTGAGTTAACAATAATTTGACCATGTAATCCAAAGAACCATAAGAATTGCACGAAGAATACGGCAATCAATGTAGCTGGTAATCCACTACCAAGAGCTGTTAAAGGCTGTTGAATAGCTGTATAAACAACATCATGTAAGTTTGTATTGAAGAAACCAATAACTGCTGCATTAAGCAACAAGAAAGTTGTTAAAGTAATAATAGCAGGTAACAAGGCTGCAAATGAATTTGCAACTGCCGGTGGAACACCGTCAGGCATTTTAATAACAATACCTTTTTTTACAACACGTGTATAGATCTCAGCTGCAACAAATGCTGCGATCATACCGATGAACATCCCTTTTGCACCTAAACGGTCTAAAGACAACACTCCAGTTACTGCTTCGCCTGATTCAGTTACCATTGAGAATGGTGTCAAAATCAAGTAAGAAGCTAATGAAACTGCTCCACCGAAGATACCTTCGACATCATATGATTTGCTCAAATAATAACCTATACCAAATGTAACAAAAATGGTCATAATCGACATTGTAGCATTTTGTCCATTACCGAACAAGTTCCCTAAAGTACCTTTTGTAGCATCACTGAAAAATGGCAAGTTATTTAATACAACTACAATCGAACCAAACATGGTAATTGGAAAAGCAAGCATAAATGCGTCACGTAAAACTTTAAGGTAACGATTTTCGCCTAATTTTCCGGCAATAGGAAGTAATTTTTCACCAAGCATATCAATAAATCCATTCACTAGTATTCCTCTTTTCTCTTTTTATTCTCTATCAAGTATTATTTAGTATTTCTAACTAAAAAGAGGCCTCTTTTTAGTTTTTATCAATTAATTGAAATCGATTACATATAAATAATATCATTTTAATTTTTATATGTCTAGTCTTTTATTTAAAAAAACTAAACTTATTAAAAAAAGCATAATTCCCTTTTGGGAATTATGCTTTTTAATAAGTTGATTAGTCAAAACCGTTAGCGTCGGATACGTCTTTAAACCAACGTCCACTCTTCTTAACCGTTCTTTTCCCTTCATTTTCAATATCAACGGCTATAAATCCATATCGGTTTTTATAAGCATTTGTCCATGACCAGTTATCCATACATGTCCACATATGGTAACCTTTTACATTGCTGCCTTCTTGAATCGCTTGATGCATATATGTTAGATGATCTTTTACAAACTCAATACGGTAATCATCTTCTATACTTCCATCAGGGTTAATATAAGCTTCTTCTCCTTCTACACCCATTCCATTTTCAGAGATGTAACAACGAATATTGCCATAGTTTTCTCTTAAGTTCGTTAGAATATCATAGACTCCTTTTTCGTAAATCTCCCATCCGCGGTATGGATTCATTTTACGATCAGGTTTGATGTAATTGTCAAAATAGTCATCTGGCATAGGACCATCAGCTAGTTTTTCTGAGGATTCTTTCGCTTTGATTCGACGAGGTTGGTAGTAATTAACACCTAACAAATCAACCGTATTATTTTTGATTATTTCTAAATCGCCTTCTTCAATCACTGGTAAATGATCAATTTCTTTTAATAATTCAACTAAGTCTGCTGGGAATTCCCCTTTAACTGAAGGATCTAAAAATGAACGATTAAAGAATGCATCTGCAAGTTGTGCTGCTTTTACATCTTCAGGATTTGTTTCATCTCTAGGATAACTTGGTGTCAAGTTTAGGATGATCCCAATTTCACCATCTAATTTCATTTCATGATAAACTTTAATCGCTTTAGCACTTGAAAGCACTTCATGATAAGCAACTTGAACAGCTTTTTTCATATTCACTTCATTTGGATAATGGAATTGATATAAGTATCCACCTTCAACCGGTACAATAGGTTCATTATGTGTAAACCATTTTTTAACTCGATCACCAAATAACTCAAAACATTTTTCAGCAAATTCTACATAAGCATCCACTGTTTCTCTATTTAACCAACCGCCTTTTTCTTGT comes from the Carnobacterium sp. 17-4 genome and includes:
- a CDS encoding sugar phosphate isomerase/epimerase family protein, which gives rise to MRETIVVNMLVFDELVKDGKRQLDFFEGLSQLGIKKIEIRRDYIKEQTEFRDLNEAAKKYGFELLYSVPDLLYAEQMMKETDLRLYAKEAHELGSKHLKFGAGYAKDVSTEEVTILNNVLKEYEISHFTIENGQEDYSKAAKLNQLCAQLIEKGAAVSITFDTGNFIFVHEDPVKNAELLKNQVTYVHLKDIKEDTLEMTLLGEGDISVAEVLSEFPNDINTAIEYPCGKDPLAVLKEEITKLVTIKEDIERP
- a CDS encoding glycoside hydrolase family 1 protein; protein product: MKKQIPKDFIIGAGSSAWQTEGWKGKKEGQDSYLDTWYKNERHVWHEGFGPGVATNFYERYQDDIDLMKEIGLTHFRTSINWSRFFTNYETLEVDEDYASFVDRYIDSLIEAGVVPMLCLEHYELPTYLQDNYDGWSSKKVVELFTQYAEIVFDRYADRVKYWFTFNEPVVIQTRTYLDAIRYPHEQNTKKWMQWNYHKVLATAKVVEMYHRNNYDGQIGIVLNPEVTYPRSSSEADKKAAEMYDLFFNRIYLDPLVKGTYPEELFPLLEKHGIQFEYTKEELAIIAHNTVDFLGINLYYPNRVKAPSYQWNEQTPFHPAFYYDHFELPGRKMNKSRGWEIYPQMMFDFGMRIKNEYGNIPWMVTENGMGIEDEERFMDSNGVVQDDYRIEFITEHLNSLIEVTEAGSNCKGYMLWAFTDCVSPMNAFKNRYGLVRIDLDNNRDRSLKKSAFWYQDIIKNSVFEVPDKTEIR
- a CDS encoding PTS lactose/cellobiose transporter subunit IIA, giving the protein MGQAINIETIMGLIIHGGNAKSDAMEAIHAAKTDDFTLAAEKLDAADKSLVEAHHAQTSLLTQEASGEELTVSLLAVHSQDHLMNAITFRDMASEVVDVYKKLAGVSID
- a CDS encoding PTS sugar transporter subunit IIB, with the protein product MAEKTIMLVCSAGMSTSLLVTKMQAASKARNMDTEIFAVSAAEADKNLASKNIDVMLLGPQVRFMKGQFEKKLAGKNIPLDIINMQDYGKMNGENVLDHAIKLMN
- a CDS encoding sigma-54-dependent transcriptional regulator gives rise to the protein MNKGVTAKDIALALSLDRANVSRYLNELYKENQIEKITGRPVLYQSIAISENEQEEYYKMNAFSRLIGYEASLKEMVQQAKAAILYPPNGLHTIIFGQTGTGKSLFAECMYQFAIESRALSKDAPFVTYNCADYAQNPQLLFGHIFGVKKGSYTGATQDRTGLIHQADNGILFLDEIHRLPPEGQEMLFTFIDKGIYRPLGESNETHHANVLIIGATTEKSNVLLSTFTRRIPMAITLPELIERTVEERYELIDSFLKQEAQRLNQKITIEREALLAFMLYQPEGNIGQFQRDLKLVCAKAFLNVRMENKQSLKIDQKDLPLQVQKGLLSIKEMPKQMERLIQLDQTEFTYMPITDSTDPLAYQQKEKAIVPLIEKNLLKKTNENLLENYHLDGLGHKEQKTYFNEYVKTLSTTSDVRKHIIDPVLKELVEQMYSLAKERLHRSYSTKMEFAFALHLQSALERIEENQRIDFPNLNEIRKNYSKEFQVAIDLSAMIEEAYSVEIPFEEIGFITLFLTKQEEVEMAQKQDEMTAIMVLMHGKTTASSMLETVKELLETTVGVAVNMPLTMKVQEMYQLVRQTIEENKEVYQHGLLILTDMGSLNTFGNMLAEDLGLRIKTLPMVSTLVVLEAVRMASIGRTLEEIYQSCQTVLKSSTKQLTLVDVKKKKAILVTCFTGEGVAKKLEQRILPVVDSTKVKIIPLQFLHREAFKQRIDQLMETYDIKAIVGTVEFDYQNIPFYSTYDIFNDEKLLLLSNQLEEELPINEIIQSLTGTLKKVGSIQQLMRFLQKLIQQMKSQLNVMIPAGVETGMLLHLAFLIEGLQTGTIIREFHGLEAYAKKNRMTMDVIKATLIPLEKQYQMAIPEDEIAYIAQMIIENQVKMHI
- a CDS encoding GntR family transcriptional regulator translates to MVKYEAIADEIRNRITNGEYKVESLIPDQVTLSEEFKVSRMTIKKALDILAMEGLIYRQRGSGTFVMKNSPLNEKNSAVNEYDGLTKQMQGHKLESKIIKFTVEFPNEEIMEHLMIEKNMPVYNLIRLRILDDKPYVLEHTYMPTDLAVGLTEDIIEGSIYKYLHDELNISFSGAYRKIRADKSSKYDQEYLNCGVHDPVLEVEQIVYLKDGRPFEHSRSRHRYDTRSFTFIDMNQKF
- the celB gene encoding PTS cellobiose transporter subunit IIC; translation: MNGFIDMLGEKLLPIAGKLGENRYLKVLRDAFMLAFPITMFGSIVVVLNNLPFFSDATKGTLGNLFGNGQNATMSIMTIFVTFGIGYYLSKSYDVEGIFGGAVSLASYLILTPFSMVTESGEAVTGVLSLDRLGAKGMFIGMIAAFVAAEIYTRVVKKGIVIKMPDGVPPAVANSFAALLPAIITLTTFLLLNAAVIGFFNTNLHDVVYTAIQQPLTALGSGLPATLIAVFFVQFLWFFGLHGQIIVNSVMDPIWNTLALENLDAYKAGEALPHIVTKPFMEIYTVGMGGSGSTLIVVLLLAFIMKSKQNKEIGRLALGPAIFNVNEPLIFGMPLVLNASIFIPWILAPLVTTAFNYAMMSTGIFPIPTGVTVPWTIPVIINGIMATSSVMGGVLQVIDMALIGLIWFPFLKLVDKVNLNIVSMAD
- a CDS encoding glycoside hydrolase family 1 protein, translating into MMKYEFPEGFWWGSAASGPQTEGVFEGDNKGDNIWDHWYREEPEKFFNQVGPEKTSYFYEKYKEDIQLMKETGHTTFRTSIQWSRLIPNGTGEVNQKAVEFYNDVINELLANDIEPFINLYHFDMPMKLQEKGGWLNRETVDAYVEFAEKCFELFGDRVKKWFTHNEPIVPVEGGYLYQFHYPNEVNMKKAVQVAYHEVLSSAKAIKVYHEMKLDGEIGIILNLTPSYPRDETNPEDVKAAQLADAFFNRSFLDPSVKGEFPADLVELLKEIDHLPVIEEGDLEIIKNNTVDLLGVNYYQPRRIKAKESSEKLADGPMPDDYFDNYIKPDRKMNPYRGWEIYEKGVYDILTNLRENYGNIRCYISENGMGVEGEEAYINPDGSIEDDYRIEFVKDHLTYMHQAIQEGSNVKGYHMWTCMDNWSWTNAYKNRYGFIAVDIENEGKRTVKKSGRWFKDVSDANGFD